One genomic window of Mustela lutreola isolate mMusLut2 chromosome 14, mMusLut2.pri, whole genome shotgun sequence includes the following:
- the LOC131814486 gene encoding Fc receptor-like protein 4 encodes MSGRAPGDLGYQLSTDLPHDVYEGDEVVVRCSGVSGSMTGEVMYYKDESLPATHYHASGYTTPNASPSDSGSLSREVRQLVFYRLTTERTRSVRLTVQELFPAPTLTVRPSQPTEGSSVTLSCDTQLPRDRSGTQLRASFFRDEHTLRSDGNASEFQILAIWREDQDTTGVRWPRRVPVSAVLLETLPQGGHVLAGERLVLVCSVAEGTGDTTFSWHREDTGERLGSTRQRSQRAELEIPAAEGSHTGWYYCTADNGLGLARSGALNVTVTGECRSPD; translated from the exons ATGTCAGGAAGGGCTCCAGGGGATCTGGgct ACCAGCTGAGCACTGACCTGCCCCACGATGTCTACGAAGGAGACGAGGTCGTGGTGCGGTGCTCTGGGGTGAGCGGCAGCATGACAGGGGAGGTGATGTACTACAAGGATGAGTCTCTGCCGGCCACTCACTACCACGCCTCAGGCTACACCACCCCAAACGCGAGCCCCAGTGACAGCGGCTCCTTGTCGCGTGAGGTCCGCCAGCTGGTCTTCTACAGATTGACGACAGAGAGGACGAGGTCTGTACGGCTCACGGTCCAAG AGCTGTTTCCGGCTCCCACACTGACCGTCAGGCCCTCGCAGCCCACCGAGGGAAGCTCAGTGACCCTGTCCTGTGACACCCAGCTTCCCAGGGACAGGTCGGGGACGCAGCTTCGCGCCTCCTTCTTCAGGGATGAACACACCCTGAGATCGGACGGAAACGCATCGGAGTTTCAGATCTTGGCCATATGGAGGGAGGACCAGGATACTACTGGTGTGCGGTGGCCACGGC GTGTCCCAGTGTCTGCCGTGCTCCTGGAGACCCTGCCCCAGGGGGGCCACGTGCTTGCAGGGGAGCGTCTGGTCCTCGTCTGCTCTGTGGCTGAAGGCACAGGGGACACCACGTTCTCCTGGCATAGAGAGGACACGGGGGAGCGTCTGGGGAGCACACGTCAGCGTTCccagagagcagagctggagaTCCCTGCTGCCGAGGGGAGTCACACAGGGTGGTACTACTGCACAGCGGACAACGGCCTCGGCCTCGCCCGCAGCGGGGCCCTGAACGTCACCGTCACAGGTGAGTGTCGCTCTCCTGATTAG